In the Cellulomonas sp. C5510 genome, ATGTGCGCAGACACGACTGAGCGAACCGCTCGGTGCTGGTCGCTAGCCGGGTTTGGACCGACCGCGCGCGCTCACGCGAACGAGTTGCCGCCCGGAAATCCGCGGCCCTCCCCGGCCGGACGGCGCTAACTGTGCCTCGCTGGGCAGTCTAGGGGATCGCATTATCGGTGTGCTCCCTCTGGCGCTGAGGGCGCCGCTCTCTGGAGGCCACGGCGAGTAGCGCATGAGTACGATCCTAAGCGGATACCTGCATCTCAGACATCCACCCGACGACCGCGTCGAGAAGCTCGATCGCCGAGGCCCCAGCTGCGTTCTGAGCGAGGAACTCGGTCGTCACCGAACAGTGGACCCCCGATCGGGGGTTAAGCACGGTTACCCGTGGCAGAAAGTCGCCGCTGGCGTGCTTCATCGCTAGGTAAGTGAGAATCTGCCGGAAATCGGAACTCCTAAATCCACGTGTGACTGACTTCACTTCGATGAGTGTGTCATTGACTACGAGGTCTGCCGAAGCGACGTCAACAACCCCGCAACCCGGGATGATCGGTCGGAACTGAACGTTCTTGTCCACACAGAACGCGTCTATATTCCGTGCAAGGGCCCTGGCTTCGGCCTCTTGTGCAACTGAGAGGTGAGGGCGCCTGAGCTGTCTACCACCAGGCAGCTGGTTCATCGCCTGTACTACGAAGCCCAAGGGGTCGGCGTGGGCAGTGCGGCCGGTGTGCAGGCACGAGTACTCGAAGCCGAGCTCGGAGATCACCGCTGCGAGCCGCCCGCTCGAGGGCCCCGGAACGCGCTTGGCGTAGGCGCCCTCGTTGAGGTTGGCCCACCGAACGAAGTTCTCCAATAGTGGCGTCACGTCTGACCAGACGGCAGACTGGCGCGCGAACGTGCGGGCGGAGATCACAGCGGTATCTCCCATCCGGAACGGTTCACTCGGGCTGCGGCCCAGTCTCGAACCAACTTCTCCATGGGCGACATGGTCGATTTCGTCGCGGCCCGCCAATGCTGGCCCTCGTCGCCCAATCGGTACGACGCAACAATGAAGGCGCGCCGCACCCATGGGTGTGCCTGCCCTATGCGATTCTTCAGGTCGCTCAGCCAGTGCAGGGCACCCCATCGTGCCAGTGTAAGGACGATATCCCTCTGGATTCCCGGTGGTGCGGCCTCGTAGTGTCTCGCAATAGCGATCTCATTCTCGACCGTGTGGCGCGTTGCAAGGACTCTCAGCATGTACCAACGATTTAGCTCTACCTGGGCAAGATAGTGCTCGTTCGCGATCATGGTGCGAATCCGATCGTGTACGCGGTCAACCAAAGCTCCGTCAAGGCCGTCGAGCGACTCTGGGACGGCGAGGAGAGTCTGCGGCAGTACCGGTGCTAGGGCCTCGATGTTGTCCATGACTGAGAGGATCGCCGGGCCGCGCTGGTCGGGCTCGAGAAACTTCAGTGCTCGGACGAGACGTCGGGTCAACGTCGTGTGCACCTGCCCCTTTCTGAGTTCGGCCCTGAGCAGGCCAAATACATCGAACTCCCTTATTGAAGCCTTGAGTTCTTCGAACTCCTGCTCTGCGTTGGCCGAGTAGGGGTCATAGTGGATGTGAAACGCCATGAAGGCATCCGCGGAACCTGCAACCGGGTCCTCCGGGCTGAGCATGGCCAGATACTCGGCCGCCGTCATTATTCGCGTCTTGCCTTTTTGAAGCGCAAGGCCCTCATTTCGCTGTAGCTTCTCGGAGAGGGAGCCGATCACGCGATATGCATCGGGAACTGAGTCGACAAAGAATCGGTAGTCGTCAGCATATCGACAGTAGTCGCGAGTAACTTCGTCGTAACCAAGGAGCCGGTCGACACGATTCAGCACTAGTTCGGCGAGAAGCCTGGATGCAGCGCCGCCCACGGGTAGGCCGTATGAAGTGTTGTTTGAAAGGACCGAGAGGATCTTCATGATCTGCTTCGTCGCGCCTCGGTCGGGGTCGACGACGTTCAGGGCGTTCTCGAGTCGATGGTGATAGATGCGGGAGTAGAAGTCGGATATGTCAAGCGATACGACGTGCTGGCAGTTCGCCGCCCGGGCGCGAGTCTCTGCCTGGAACTTCGACCATCCGTCGTTCTCAAAGATTCGATTCGGATCAGACCGGCCGCCCGAATATCGGTAGGAGAACACCTGCCGCGCGTCGACGGTCACCCGGGCCGCCTCGATGTTATCGCCGAGGGAGATGCACAGTGACAAGAGGTATGCATTCCAGAAAGGATCGATCTGGGTGGCCCACCTAAACCCTGTGTGAGTCACGGGAGACAGTGTCGAGTATGCCTGCACTGGACTTGACGAGAGGCTGCCGCCGAAGTCTGAGCCGATGCCCTGAAGGACTCCAATCAGGCCCTCGGGATCGTCGTTGATCACGTGATTCTCGAAGGGGAACGGAAATATGTCTGTGTCCCCGAAGTGTGCGATGGACCTTGCGGCCAGTCTGATATGGTCGGCTCCAACGGGAGACATGTACAACTCCTTGTTCGACGCTCTCAGGAGCCTTTATAGCGCATCTGGAGCTATGAGGGTGTCGGATTGAGTAGGAGGGCCGTGTAGGCAGGACAAGGGCCGTGTCTCGGGATGGCGGTCGACGGCTGCTGGACTCATCGGGCCCAACGAGGGAACTACCTCGAACTCGCACCGGGTGAGATGCACAACCCCCGCCTGTCACGGCACTGGCTTCTGTCAGTTCCCGGTCGGCGACACCCCCGGGTACCGCAGTACGACGCTGTACCGGCTGATCGACACGATCCACTTCGCGCCCTCGGAGCACTCGCGGCTCCTGCAAGCCGCCGACCTCGTGACGTTCCTGCACCGGCGGAGGTGCACCCACGCAGAAGCGGATCCGCGTGCGCAGCGGGCCAACGACGAGATCTGGGGCAGAGTCGCCCCCGCCATCGTGCACGAGCTGTGCTGGGAGCCGTAGCAGCACGAGAGCCCCGCACCACGGGGTGCGGGGCTCAAGGCGATGCGGGAGGCTGTGGAGCGTCCTGCAGCACCGATGCTACACGCGCGCACCGACAGCCTGGCCGGTGCGTCGCACGGAGCCGGATGCGGCGCAGGCGTCCGGGACACACTCCCTCGTGGTCACCGTTGGAGGCTCCCACCGTGATCGGAGAGGTCCGCGCGGGATCGGAGGTGCCCGCGGAGACCTCCCAGCCCGCGTCCCTTCCTCCGATGACTGGTCGGAGCCTCCGAAGGGGGAACCGGCGGGGTCAGCGGGAGGAGCGCGGTCAGGCGTCCCGGAGGTCCGCCGCCTTGCGTTCCAGGACCGCGCGTTCGCGGGCGTTGCCGCACAGGGTCGCCGCGCGCAGGAGCTCCGCCCGGGCCTCGTCGGTGCGGCCGAGGCGGGCGAGCAGCTCGCCGCGGACGCTCGGCACCAGGTACGTCCCGCGCAGGGCGCCGGCGTCGGCGAGGGCGTCGACCAGGGGCAGCGCGGCCGCGGGGCCGGACGCCTGGGAGACCGCGACGGCCCGGTTGAGGTCGACGACCGGCGACGGGGCGACCCGCGCGAGCGCCCCGTACAGCTCGACGATGCGCGCCCAGTCGGTGCCGGGCACGGAGGGCGCGAGGTCGTGCTGCTCGGCGATCGCGGCCTGGAGCCCGTACGGCCCGAGTCCCCGGCCGGCGGCGCGGGCGCGGGCGAGGGCGGCACGGCCGCGGCGGATCGCGGACCGGTCCCAGCGGCGGCGGTCCTGGTCGGCGAGCAGCACGGGCTCGCCGTCGGGGCCGGTCCGGGCGGGGAAGCGGGCGGCGGTGAGCTCCAGCAGGGCGAGCAGGCCCTGCGCCTCCGGCTCGTCGGGCACCAGCCGCACGAGGACGCGCGCGAGCCGGACGGCCTCGTGCGCGAGGTCCAGGCGGATCCAGGAGTCTCCGGTGGACGCCGACGACCCCTCGGTGAACAGGACGTAGACGACG is a window encoding:
- a CDS encoding RNA polymerase sigma factor, translating into MAGAARDELSAADTGRRAVEAVWRIESARIVGALARYTGDFPLAEDVASEALAEALVAWPRDGVPRDPVAWLLHVGRLRAVDAFRRRSGRDARYAALGRELPEGGAHAGAAPALPDDPDVLWDPDRIDDDRLALLFVACHPVLPREARLALTLRVVGGLTSEQVAAALLVPVPTVQARITRAKKTLAAAGVRFEVPPAAERAERLGSVLNVVYVLFTEGSSASTGDSWIRLDLAHEAVRLARVLVRLVPDEPEAQGLLALLELTAARFPARTGPDGEPVLLADQDRRRWDRSAIRRGRAALARARAAGRGLGPYGLQAAIAEQHDLAPSVPGTDWARIVELYGALARVAPSPVVDLNRAVAVSQASGPAAALPLVDALADAGALRGTYLVPSVRGELLARLGRTDEARAELLRAATLCGNARERAVLERKAADLRDA
- a CDS encoding DUF3800 domain-containing protein; translated protein: MRCTTPACHGTGFCQFPVGDTPGYRSTTLYRLIDTIHFAPSEHSRLLQAADLVTFLHRRRCTHAEADPRAQRANDEIWGRVAPAIVHELCWEP
- a CDS encoding RNA-directed DNA polymerase, giving the protein MSPVGADHIRLAARSIAHFGDTDIFPFPFENHVINDDPEGLIGVLQGIGSDFGGSLSSSPVQAYSTLSPVTHTGFRWATQIDPFWNAYLLSLCISLGDNIEAARVTVDARQVFSYRYSGGRSDPNRIFENDGWSKFQAETRARAANCQHVVSLDISDFYSRIYHHRLENALNVVDPDRGATKQIMKILSVLSNNTSYGLPVGGAASRLLAELVLNRVDRLLGYDEVTRDYCRYADDYRFFVDSVPDAYRVIGSLSEKLQRNEGLALQKGKTRIMTAAEYLAMLSPEDPVAGSADAFMAFHIHYDPYSANAEQEFEELKASIREFDVFGLLRAELRKGQVHTTLTRRLVRALKFLEPDQRGPAILSVMDNIEALAPVLPQTLLAVPESLDGLDGALVDRVHDRIRTMIANEHYLAQVELNRWYMLRVLATRHTVENEIAIARHYEAAPPGIQRDIVLTLARWGALHWLSDLKNRIGQAHPWVRRAFIVASYRLGDEGQHWRAATKSTMSPMEKLVRDWAAARVNRSGWEIPL